Part of the Lolium rigidum isolate FL_2022 chromosome 6, APGP_CSIRO_Lrig_0.1, whole genome shotgun sequence genome, TCGCGGTAGGAATATTATTACATACTAGGCAGTAGACAGTAGACTGTACAGGTCAACTAATGCTAGATGCGGTATAGTGGAATGATTCAAAGCCAGCAAATAAGGAAGTGATATAGAGATTACCTTGGCATAGTTGTTCCAAACATCATCTTCAACGGATATCATGTTCTTGTCATCGTCCCAACCAAATCCACTCGGCTAAGCATATTGTTGACGATGACATAATGCTTGTCAAAAGTTTTGCTCCTAGCAATGATGTTATCCTTGGTAAGCTCGACTGTGCATTTCTCCATCACTTTCTTAACTCGCAGCTGTGTATACATGGGGTTTCCACCCATTCCGAGCTCGATCTCCTTTGTTGAAGTATTCCACAAACACATCCAACAGAGCTTTGTCCATTGCATCTGTCCACTTGATGTAACTTCTACCTTTCTTAGTGGGAGCATTGCTCGAATCCATCTCTATATGTACATAAACATTACAATGAGTTAGTGGCAAGTGTATGTATATAAGAGAGTGTAACAAACTGGACATATATGAAACATACCAAAAAGAAAATATGTACAACATTCAAGCAAACTCAAGCTTGTCCATGCCTAGCTTGATAATCAGCCCACATCTGATTAGCTAGGGTCAATCTCCTGTTGTTCCACTCATTCGTCATCTCAATGTGGGTAATCATGTCGGGTTCATCCACATCAATGACAACATTATTTAGCTGATTATCTACCGCTTGCAACATCACATCATCCATCTCTCTTTGCCTATCAGCTAGGAAGTTATGCAATATGCAACAAGCATTGATTACTCGAATCTGCCATTAAGTTAGTATGGCATGTTAATACACAAAACTCAAAAGGTTCCAACAaatggtttgaattttaaaaaaaaatttagaTGGTACCTGATTTTTTATTCCAAAAAATGAACTAGCCCTTAGAGTAGCCcatctcatctttataagagcCCAAATCCTCTCAATTACGTTCCTAGCAATTGCATGCCGCAGGTTATAGAGCTCTTGTGGAGTTTCTGGATTATTCCCATTGGCAGCCCACTCTTTCAAGTGATACCTTGTATTCCTAAATTGAGCGAAGAAGCCTGGACCATTCGTGTATCCAGCATCTACTAGGTAGTATTTTCCTAAGGTTTATGAAAATAGGCCACATTAGATTTTAGTTGACAAATGCAAATATCTAGTCAAAAGTTGTATCGTGCTAAGATAGGAGTTACCATTTGGAACTTTGAAAGAGTCATCTCTATCCATTGCATCTCTCAGCACTCTACCATCTGACGCTGAACCTTCCCAGCCAGCCAACACATAAACAAACTTCATGTTGcggtcacagacgcccaacacatTTGTTGTTATGGCCTTCTTCCTATTCCTATATCTACCTTGCTTGCGTAGCGGAACACGAACATCAACATGTGTGCCATCTAAGGCTCCAAGCCCATCGGGGAACCACCTCCATTTGTGATCCTCGGGTAGTTCAGTAGCAGGGTCTGGCAACTTGATGATTTCATGGGATAAAGAAAGAATGGCTCCTAAGACCTCATTGAAATGT contains:
- the LOC124662636 gene encoding uncharacterized protein LOC124662636, translating into MADLPLELYHEKRKKRKRAAAGFFITVVAVAQHMYCRRKIVELGDFSEEEAENRIRRQMLRNIYMGPNLYCYDTLRFTKRSFFDLCAMLRERAGLKDTFHVTVEEAVTIVLLVLGHGMKFRLIRSTYRLTLEPISRHFNEVLGAILSLSHEIIKLPDPATELPEDHKWRWFPDGLGALDGTHVDVRVPLRKQGRYRNRKKAITTNVLGVCDRNMKFVYVLAGWEGSASDGRVLRDAMDRDDSFKVPNGKYYLVDAGYTNGPGFFAQFRNTRYHLKEWAANGNNPETPQELYNLRHAIARNVIERIWALIKMRWATLRASSFFGIKNQIRVINACCILHNFLADRQREMDDVMLQAVDNQLNNVVIDVDEPDMITHIEMTNEWNNRRLTLANQMWADYQARHGQA